TCAAGAATCCCCGAACACCCCTCTGAAGGCGTCGCACATGCAGGCACCTCGCTCACGAACCCGCAGGTCAGCAAGTTGCAAAGACCGATCCGCCCGCTCGAACCGCTGCCCGGGGGAAACAGGTCGAGCAACCCACCCGGACAACGAAAGCGCAGGTCAGGACCCCTTGCCCGCAGGTTCGAGGATCGCGACGCACTCCACGTGCGACGTCATAGGGAACAGGTCGAACGCGCGAAGCGTCCGCACCCGGTACCCGCCCTCGCGGAAGTAGCCGAGGTCCCGGGCCAGCGCGGCGGGATCGCAGGCGACGTAGGCGATGCGGCGGGCGCCGAGGGAGGCGAGGTGGGTGACCGTCCTGCGGCCGGCGCCGGCGCGCGGGGGGTCGAGGACGACGAGGTCGACCTCCGTGATGCCCGTGCGCGGCAGGACCGACTCGACCTTGCCCTGTTCGATGCGGACCCGGGAGAAGCCGGCCAGGTTGTGCCGCGCGTCCTCCACCGCCCGCTTGCCGGACTCGATGCCGAGCACCGCGCCCTTCTCGCCGAGGCGGTCGGCGAGGGCGCCGGCGAACAGGCCCGCGCCGCAGTACAGGTCGAGGGCCGTCTCGCCCTTGCGCGGCAGCAGGCCCTGCATGACCGCGGTGACCAGGGTGTCCGCCGCCTTCGGGTGGACCTGCCAGAAGCCGCCGTTGCCGACGCGGTAGGTGCGGTCGTCGGCGCGTTCGCGGACGAAGGGGCGGCCGTGGACGCGGTGCACGCCGCCGTCCTTCTCGCCGATCCGCAGGACGGACACCGGCCGGTCCAGCTCGACGAGGGGCAGCCGGGCGCCCGGGCGCGGGGTGAGGATCACCTGGCGGTCCTGCGAGCCCGTCGCCGCGATCGCCTCCACCGACTCCATGCCGGTCCAGTCCCGCTTCTCGATGCCCAGCTCGCTGACGCCCTCGGAGGCGATCAGGCAGCGGTCGATGCGCTCGACCTCGTGCGAGCGGTGCCGGCGCAGGCCCGCGTGGCCCTCGGCGTCGACGGCGTACTGCACGCGGGTGCGCCACTGCGGCACCTGGCCGGCGGGCACCTTGTCGCCCTCGGCCGGCATCACGGTGCCGTCCCAGCCGGCCTCCTCGGGCGTGAGGCCGGCCAGGTGCCGGAGCTGCTCGGCGATCACCTCGCCCTTGAGCCGGCGCTGGGCGCCGGGCTTGGCGTGCTGCCAGTCGCAGCCGCCGCAGCGGCCGGGGCCGGCGAAGGGGCAGGGGGCCTCGACGCGGTCCTTGGACGCCTCCAGGACCTCCACCGCGTCCGCGCGCAGGAAGCGGGCCCCCTCCTCGCCCTCGGTGACCCGCGCCACGACCCGCTCACCGGGCAGCGCGTGCCGGACGAAGAGCACCTGGCCCTCGGACGTGCGGGCGATGCAGTGGCCGCCGTGGGCGACGGGGCCGATCTCGACCTCGTACCGCTGTCCCACGAGCGACCCCGCCTGCGGGTTGTTCGGTTCTGCCTGCATGGCGGGGTGACTCCAGACCGGGAGGGGGCGGCCACGGGTGGGCCGGACAACAGCCCACCAGTCTACGTGCTCGCCGCCCCCTCTCAGTCCTTGGCCGACGGGTCCTTGGACCGCTCCACCGCCGGGCCGCGCCTGACCGCACCCGGCGCGTTCCAGTCCTGCCGCCTGCGGGCACGGTTGCGGGCCACCTCGGAGGAGGCCAGCTGGTAGGGCACGGAGGTGACCATCACGCCGGGGGTGAACAGCAGGCGGCCCTTGAGGCGCAGGGCGCTCTGGTTGTGCAGCAGGTGCTCGTACCAGTGGCCGACCACGTACTCGGGGATGATGACCGAGATCGCGTCGCGCGGGGACTCCTTGCGGAGGTTCTTGACGTACTCGATGATCGGCCGGGTGATCTCCCGGTAGGGCGAGTCCAGGACCTTCAGCGGTACGCCGATCCCGCGCCGCTCCCACTCCTCGCGCAGCGCCTTCGTCTCCGCCGGGTCGACGTTGACGGTGAGCGCCTCCAGGGTGTCCGAGCGCATCAGCTTGGCGTAGGCCAGGGCGCGCAGGGTGGGGCGGTGGATCTTGGAGATCAGGACGACCGAGTGCACGCGGGACGGACGGACGCTGTCGTCGCTGGGGCCCTCGGGGGCGGCGATCTCCTCGGCGACGCGGTCGTAGTGCTTGCGGATCGCGGTCATGGTCGCGTAGAAGATGCACATGCCCAGCAGGGCGACCCAGGCGCCGTGGGTGAACTTGGTGACCAGGACGACGACCAGCACCAGGCCGGTGAAGAAGGCGCCGAAGGCGTTGATCGCGCGGGAGCGGACCATGCGGCTGCGCGCGGCCGGGTCCTTCTCGGTCACCAGGTGGCGGTTCCAGTGCCGCACCATGCCGGTCTGGCTGAGCGTGAAGGACACGAAGACGCCGACGATGTACAGCTGGATCAGCCGCGTGGAGTCGGCGCCGTAGATGACCACCAGCAGCATCGCGGCGCCCGCGAGCAGCACGATGC
This is a stretch of genomic DNA from Streptomyces sp. TG1A-8. It encodes these proteins:
- a CDS encoding class I SAM-dependent RNA methyltransferase, with product MQAEPNNPQAGSLVGQRYEVEIGPVAHGGHCIARTSEGQVLFVRHALPGERVVARVTEGEEGARFLRADAVEVLEASKDRVEAPCPFAGPGRCGGCDWQHAKPGAQRRLKGEVIAEQLRHLAGLTPEEAGWDGTVMPAEGDKVPAGQVPQWRTRVQYAVDAEGHAGLRRHRSHEVERIDRCLIASEGVSELGIEKRDWTGMESVEAIAATGSQDRQVILTPRPGARLPLVELDRPVSVLRIGEKDGGVHRVHGRPFVRERADDRTYRVGNGGFWQVHPKAADTLVTAVMQGLLPRKGETALDLYCGAGLFAGALADRLGEKGAVLGIESGKRAVEDARHNLAGFSRVRIEQGKVESVLPRTGITEVDLVVLDPPRAGAGRRTVTHLASLGARRIAYVACDPAALARDLGYFREGGYRVRTLRAFDLFPMTSHVECVAILEPAGKGS